The genomic window GGGACTCCGCGTGGTCTGGTGGTGCTGCTCGGTCATCGTGGGTTTGAGCATCGGTCTGCTCGGCTGGTCCGGGTGTCCGATCCTGGAGGTGGACGTCCCGACGGCGTCCCGGAACAAGTCGTTGACCATGCAGCTCGGAACGATGCTCTTCATCCTCGGGAGCATCGGCGCCATGTTCACCGTGCTGGCCGGCTCGCCGAGCTGACACCCGCGGCGCGGGCACGTCCGGCTCCTGCAGCATCGTCGCGTCGGAACGGCGTCGTAGAGTCGATGCATGGCCAGATCCTCAGCACCGCTCCGCAGACTCGGGTTCCTCACGATGGGCCTGTTCGACCCCGAGGAGCCGGCGGCCGGGCACGAGGCGACCCTGCAGCTCATCGAGCTCGGTGAACACCTGGGGTTCGACAGCGCCTGGCTGCGGCACCGGCATCTGCAGTTCGGCATCTCCTCACCGGTCGCCGTCCTCGCGGCGGCGACGCAGCGCACGAAGCGCATCGCGCTCGGCACCGCGGTCACACCGCTCGGCGCGGAGAACCCCTTCCGGCTCGCAGAGGACCTGGGCACGGTCGACGTCCTCTCGGGCGGCAGGCTGCTTCCCGGCTTCAGCACCGGTGAGCCGATGCGCTTCGACGCGTTCAAGCACGCGATCTACCCGTCGACGCTCGACCAGGAGGACCTCGGCTACGACCGCGTCCTGCGCCTCCGCTCCTTCATCCGCGGTGACGTCGTCAGTGACAGCGCCGGTCGTGAGGGCCAGGAGGACTACTCCTCACGGGTCGAGCCGCATGCCGACGGTCTGGCGGAGCGGCTCTGGTACGGAGCCGGCAGCCTGCGGTCGGCGGGTTGGGCCGGTGAGCAGTCCTTCAACCTGCTCACGAGCAGCGTCATCGCCGCCGAGGACGGCACGACGGACTTCGCGGCGAACCAGGCCGCTCAGGTGCGTCGGTTCCGAGAACTCCACCCGGCGGGTGAGCGGGCCCGCGTGTCGCAGGGGCTCGTGGTCATCCCGACGGATTCCGCGACGGCGACCCAGCGAGCCCGGTACCGCGAGTACGTCGACTCGAGACGGCACCGCGTCGGCGTCGCCCATGGGCCGCGGCGGATGCTCTTCGCGGAGGACCTCGTCGGCAGCAGTGCGGAGATCGCGGAGCGGCTGCACGAGCACGCCGGCTTCCAGGAGGTCGACGAGGTCGCCTTCGCCCTCCCGTTCACACTCGAACCGGACGACTACACGCAACTACTCACCGACATCGCCGGCGCGCTCGGGCCCGCCCTCGGCTGGCGACCGGCCGCGGACGGAGAGTCCCGTCCCTCCTGAGCGGGCCAGTCGGAGACGCCTTCCGGTCGCGCGTACAGTGCAGGTATGACGCAGCACGGGTTCGGACGGTACGTGGCCATCGGCGACAGCTTCAGTGAGGGCTACGGGGATATCCGGGAGGACGGCACCCTCCGCGGGTGGGCGGACTTCGTGGCCCTCGGCCTCGCCCGGGCGTCCACGGAGACCGTCAGCTACGCGAACCTCGCCATCCGCGGGAGGAAGCTCGTCCCGATCCTCGACGAACAACTCGACCGTGCGATCGAGATGGGTCCGGACCTCGTCAGCTTCAACGGCGGCGGCAACGACATCATGCGCCCGCGGGTGTCGATCGACGGCGTCGCCGACCGCCTGGACGGTGCGGTCGATCGTCTGCGCGCCGGGGGAGCCCACGTGCTGCTGTTGAGCGGCGCGAACCCTTCCGCCCACATCCCGATGGGTTCGCTCCTCGCCCGCCGCGGCGAGCAGCTGGCCCAGGCCGTGCGGGTGCGGTATCCGCGTGACGGGGTGACCTTCGTCGACAACTGGGCTGACCGGACGCTCGCCGACCTCAGGTACTGGTCGGTGGACCGCTTGCACCTCAACGCCCTCGGCCATGCCCGGGTGGCGGGCAACGTGCTGACGGCGCTCGACGTGCCGGTCCCGGAGGAGTGGGGGATCGACGACGTCGCTGCTGCCCCGCCCGGTCCGCGTCAACGTCGCACCGCGGCCTACTACCGGGAACACGTGCTCCCGTGGATCGGGCGCCGTCTGACCGGTCGGTCCTCGGGCGACGGTCGCGAACCGAAGATCGCCCAGCTGCGACCGGTCGACACCCGCGGCTGACCGTCACCGGTCAGCCGCGGACCGTCAGCCGACGCGGACGAGCGTCCGCTGCCAACCGGAGGATCCGTTCGGAGCGATCGGCGCCTGCTTCTCGATCTGGAGGTTCCCGGCCTTGTCGGTCGCGCGGACGGCGACGTAGTGCGTGCCGGCCGTCGCCTCCCAGTCCATCCACCACTGCACCCAGGTGTCGTCGTTGATGGCGGTCGTGAGATTGACGCTCTGCCAGTCGCCGTTGTCGATGCTGACCTCGACCTTGGCGATCCCGACGGTCTGCGCCCAGGCGACACCTGCGATCTTCGCCGGGCCCGCCGGAACCTGCTTGTCGATCCGGGGTGTGTCGATCCGCGAGGAGAGTTTGATGGGCGCCTTCGCGTCGTAGCCGCGCGGGGTCCAGTAGGCCTCGTCCTTGTCGAACGTCGTGACCGTCAGCTTCGTCAGCCACTTCGTCGCCGACACGTAGCCGTAGAGGCCCGGGACGACCATGCGCACGGGGAAACCGTGCTCGAGCGGCAGCGGCTCGCCGTTCATCGCCACGGCGAGGATCGCGTCCAGGTTCGGGTCGGTGAGTGACTCGAGCGGCGTGCTCGCCGTGAACCCGTCGACGCTCGTGGACAGGACCATGTCGGCCTTCGAGTCCGGCATCGCCCGCTTGAGGACGTCGCGCACAGGGATACCGAGCCACTTCGCGTTGCCCAGGAGGTTGCCGCCCACCTCGTTCGAGACGCAGGTCATGGTGATGACGTATTCGTCGAGACCCATGGCGAGGAGTTCCTCGAACGTGATCTGCACCTGCTCACCGACCATGCCGTCGATCGTGAGCGTCCAGGTGGCCGGATCGACCGTCGGCACGGTCAGCGCGGTGTCGACGCGGTAGAACTTGTCGTTCGGCGTGAAGAGCGGGCTGAGGCCGTCGACGTCCGCCTCGGCTCCGTCGGGGATCGTGACGGTCGACTTCGGCGCCGGGAGCTTGAGGGCGTCGCGGACGGCCGTGATCGACGAGGTGGTGACGTTGACGAGGCGTGCGCCCACGCCGACGACGACAGCACCGGCCGCCGCGATGCCGGCCACGCGGAAGAAGCCTCGACGGTCGAACGCCGCGCGCTCGTCGTCCGAACCGTTCGCGGCGCGCTTCGGCAGGCGACGGCTCAGGAGGATGAGGATCACGACGCCCGCCGCGAGACCGAGGATCACCGGGACGACGGCGAGCGGGGTGGCACCGGCGCGGGTGACGGTCGTCGCTCCGGCGAAGACGCCGGCCGCGAATAGGACCACGACACCGAGCGGTGGACGGATCTGCTGCAGGACCCCGGCGATCGCCGCGGCGATCACGACGGCGACCCCGAGGCTCACGAGGAGGAAGATCTTGTCGTTGCTGCCGAACGTCTCGATCGCGAACTCCTTCGCCCACCGCGGGACGATGTCGATCACGAACGATCCGACGGTGAGGAGGGGGCTGCTGCCGCGGGCGAACAACAGCGCCGCCAGCTCGGCGATCGCGAGGAACACCGCTGCTGCGACGATCCCGGACAGTGCTGCCGCGAACCAGACGAGACGTCGTCCGCCCCGTGTGGTGCCGGTCTGGTGCTTCGATGGCATGTGCTACTCCCTGATCGTGGCTCGACAGGAGTTCGGAGCACTGCCCGGATCAGACGGGTCGGATCCGCCGTCCGCCCGTCGTGTCGGCTGTCAGGCCGTCGAGACGGCCAGCCGCAGTCCCGTCTCGGACGCCGACCGGAGGGCCTCTGCGAACTCCTGTTCGCTCCGTTCGCGCTGAGCTGCGAGCGCCGGGTCACGGTCGGCGAGGGTCAGACTCGTCGTGATGACGTGGACGTCCATGCCGAGGGCGCCGCCGAACAACGTCCGCAGCGCCGGCACCTCGTGATCCCAACCCTCGGTCGGGCTGCCCGCGTCGTAGGCGATCCCGCGGCTGGTGGCGATGACGACCGGCCGGCCGGTGAGCGCTCCCGTGTCCGCGGAGGTGACGCCCGGCACGTGGATGTGGTCGATCCACGCTTTGAGCGACGACGGGATCGAGAAGTTGTACAGCGGCGCACCGATCACGACGATGTCGGCGCCGAGCAGCTCGTCGAGCAGGACGCGCTGGAGCGTCTCGGCCTCGGCGGGCGGGTTCGCACCGGGGCGGCGGTCGGCCGGCGCCCAGTGGAGACTCGCGTCGGCGAGGTGGGGGACCGGATCGCGGTGCAGGTCGCGACGGACGACGACGCCGGTGGGGTCGGCGTTCGACCAGGCGTCCACGACGGCCTGCGAGAGCCGGCGGGACCGGGAGGTGTCGAGATCGGCGGAGGAGTCGAGGTGCAGGAGCGTGGGCATGCGACAACGCTAGCAAGCCGGGTCCCGTCCGCTTCCTTGCGGCACGCACTGGTGGCGGTTACCGTCGCAGGATGGTCGACGCCCCAGCCCCAGCCACCTCCGCCCGCCCGGACGCACGCGTCCTCGACGAGACCGACCCGCTCGCGGAACACCGCGCGGCGTTCCTCCCGGCCGAGGGCGTCGTCGCCTACCTGGACGGGAACTCCCTGGGGCGGCCGTTGCGGGCCACGGCGGAGCGGCTGCAGTCGTTCATCGCGGAGGAGTGGGGGACGAGGCTCATCCGGTCGTGGGACGACCGCTGGTTCGAGCTGCCGCTGACGCTCGGCGACCGCCTGGGATCGGTCGTGCTCGGTGCCGCACCCGGCCAGACGGTCGTCGCCGACTCGACGACCGTGCTGCTGTACAAGCTGATCCGCGCGGCGGTCGACGTGACGTCGTCTGCCGGAGGAACCGCTCCGCGCGACGAGCTCGTGATCGATGCGGAGAACTTCCCGACGGACCGCTTCGTGATCGAGGGGGTCGCCGCTGAACGCGGTCTGCGTGTGCGATGGATCGACGCCGACCCGGTCCACGGTGTCGCCGCGCACCAGTTGCGCGAGGTGGTCCACGAGCGGACCGCTCTCGTCGTGCTCAGCCAGGTCGACTACCGGTCCGGAGCGCTGCTCGACGTCGAGGAGCTGACCGCGATCGCGCATCAGGCGGGAGCACTCGTGCTCTGGGACCTGTGCCACTCCGCCGGTGCGGTCCCGATCGAGCTCGACGGGTGGGGCGTGGACCTCGCGGTGGGCTGCTCCTACAAGTACCTCGGTGGCGGGCCCGGTGCTCCGGCGTTCGCCTACGTCGCGGCACGCCATCAGGACCGGCTCCTCCAGCCCATCCAGGGGTGGATGGGCGCCGCCGACGTCTTCGCCATGGCCGACACCTATCAGCCGG from Plantibacter flavus includes these protein-coding regions:
- a CDS encoding FMN-dependent NADH-azoreductase; this encodes MPTLLHLDSSADLDTSRSRRLSQAVVDAWSNADPTGVVVRRDLHRDPVPHLADASLHWAPADRRPGANPPAEAETLQRVLLDELLGADIVVIGAPLYNFSIPSSLKAWIDHIHVPGVTSADTGALTGRPVVIATSRGIAYDAGSPTEGWDHEVPALRTLFGGALGMDVHVITTSLTLADRDPALAAQRERSEQEFAEALRSASETGLRLAVSTA
- a CDS encoding molybdopterin-dependent oxidoreductase; this encodes MPSKHQTGTTRGGRRLVWFAAALSGIVAAAVFLAIAELAALLFARGSSPLLTVGSFVIDIVPRWAKEFAIETFGSNDKIFLLVSLGVAVVIAAAIAGVLQQIRPPLGVVVLFAAGVFAGATTVTRAGATPLAVVPVILGLAAGVVILILLSRRLPKRAANGSDDERAAFDRRGFFRVAGIAAAGAVVVGVGARLVNVTTSSITAVRDALKLPAPKSTVTIPDGAEADVDGLSPLFTPNDKFYRVDTALTVPTVDPATWTLTIDGMVGEQVQITFEELLAMGLDEYVITMTCVSNEVGGNLLGNAKWLGIPVRDVLKRAMPDSKADMVLSTSVDGFTASTPLESLTDPNLDAILAVAMNGEPLPLEHGFPVRMVVPGLYGYVSATKWLTKLTVTTFDKDEAYWTPRGYDAKAPIKLSSRIDTPRIDKQVPAGPAKIAGVAWAQTVGIAKVEVSIDNGDWQSVNLTTAINDDTWVQWWMDWEATAGTHYVAVRATDKAGNLQIEKQAPIAPNGSSGWQRTLVRVG
- a CDS encoding SGNH/GDSL hydrolase family protein, whose translation is MTQHGFGRYVAIGDSFSEGYGDIREDGTLRGWADFVALGLARASTETVSYANLAIRGRKLVPILDEQLDRAIEMGPDLVSFNGGGNDIMRPRVSIDGVADRLDGAVDRLRAGGAHVLLLSGANPSAHIPMGSLLARRGEQLAQAVRVRYPRDGVTFVDNWADRTLADLRYWSVDRLHLNALGHARVAGNVLTALDVPVPEEWGIDDVAAAPPGPRQRRTAAYYREHVLPWIGRRLTGRSSGDGREPKIAQLRPVDTRG
- a CDS encoding LLM class flavin-dependent oxidoreductase, yielding MARSSAPLRRLGFLTMGLFDPEEPAAGHEATLQLIELGEHLGFDSAWLRHRHLQFGISSPVAVLAAATQRTKRIALGTAVTPLGAENPFRLAEDLGTVDVLSGGRLLPGFSTGEPMRFDAFKHAIYPSTLDQEDLGYDRVLRLRSFIRGDVVSDSAGREGQEDYSSRVEPHADGLAERLWYGAGSLRSAGWAGEQSFNLLTSSVIAAEDGTTDFAANQAAQVRRFRELHPAGERARVSQGLVVIPTDSATATQRARYREYVDSRRHRVGVAHGPRRMLFAEDLVGSSAEIAERLHEHAGFQEVDEVAFALPFTLEPDDYTQLLTDIAGALGPALGWRPAADGESRPS
- a CDS encoding kynureninase, with amino-acid sequence MVDAPAPATSARPDARVLDETDPLAEHRAAFLPAEGVVAYLDGNSLGRPLRATAERLQSFIAEEWGTRLIRSWDDRWFELPLTLGDRLGSVVLGAAPGQTVVADSTTVLLYKLIRAAVDVTSSAGGTAPRDELVIDAENFPTDRFVIEGVAAERGLRVRWIDADPVHGVAAHQLREVVHERTALVVLSQVDYRSGALLDVEELTAIAHQAGALVLWDLCHSAGAVPIELDGWGVDLAVGCSYKYLGGGPGAPAFAYVAARHQDRLLQPIQGWMGAADVFAMADTYQPAVGMRRFLSGTPPIVGMLPLEDSLTLIESAGVAAIREKSEALTTFAISWADEHLAGSGVRVMTPRDPARRGGHVTLGHPSFREITPLLWNAGVIPDFRHPDGLRIGVAPLSSGFAELELGLIRIAEAVHRWTASPGSTPPG